Genomic segment of Delphinus delphis chromosome 12, mDelDel1.2, whole genome shotgun sequence:
GGGCGCAGATGCGGGCTCCAGGGGTCCTCAGAGCCCCGGCTCCTGCCGGCTGGTGCAAGCAGGCACAGTCggagatggggggcggggggagggtggtAAGGGGTGTAGGGGCGCCAAAGGCGGCTGGGGCGGTCTCTTCGCCGACCCCGCTGCTCCTCCGGGCAggagccccccgccccgcccgcgctCCCAGGTGCTCCAGGCCCCGCAAGGCGTTCACACGGAGCTCCTGCGCTTCATGAGGCTGCGGAAGGTGGACAGGCTGTGCAGGCCCGTGGACACGGAGCTGATGGCGGAGCGCTGCGCCCCGCTGCAGAGGCAGCGGTGCGAGGGCGTGTCGCTGTAGCGGCCGCCCCCTCCCGGCGACGAGTGGCTCTGCTCGACGCACGTGTCGGACGTGGAGAGGTCCCGCGGGATGATCATGGGGATGGAGTACTGCAGCTTCTCGCGGCTCTTGTACCAGAGGCACGAGCACATGGACTGGAAGTGCAGCACCTCGGCGTAGACGTTGCGgaagccgccgccgccgccgccgccgccgcctgccGCAGCCGTGGACGAGGCGGTGTCCGTGGTGTGCGCACTGCCGCCCGCGCCGCCGGCGCCGCCTCCCGCCTGCCCGTTGCGCGTGAGCAGCGCGCGGTGCTCGGCGTCGCGCTTCTCGTCCTCGGCGTTCATGGTCATGAAGCGCAGCACCACGAGGTTGAGGAAGGCGCCGATGACCGTGAGGCCCGTGAGGATGTAGACGAAGCTGAAGGCCACGTACTGCGGCTGCGTCTGCAGCGCCTGGTCCTTCTGCAGCGCCACGTAGTCGCCGAAGCCGATAGTGGTGAGCGTGATGAAGCAGTAGTAGTAGGCCTGGAAGAAGGTCCAGTGCTCGTAGTAGGAGAAGGCCGCGGCGCCGATGCACAGCGTGCTTATGCACGAGAAGAAGCCGATGAGCACCATGTTGGCCATGGACACGTCCGCGCGCCGCATGCCCAGCCCCCTCTTGGCGCGGTGCAGCAGGTACTTGACGAAGGTGTTGATGCGCTCGCCCAGGCTCTGGAACATGACCAGCGTGAGCGGGATGCCCAGCAGGGCGTAGAACATGCAGAACACCTTGCCGCCGTCGGTGCTGGGCGCTGCGTGGCCGTAGCCTGGGGgaaaaaggggaagaggagaTCAAACACGTGCTAAGGGGCTGCCCTTCCAGAAACCTGCCTCCCTTCCCCctactctcccctctccttccccagcctcGCAGAGTCTGGCCTCTTTTTCCTTTGGCCAAAGAGAAGGCGACTCACCGTTATGGGTGCATCCTTGTccctaggcactgtgctagttcCTTGCTGATGATTTCTCATTTACTATCATGACCACTCCAGGGGGTaggtaggaaggaaagaggaagcagggagggttAAGTGACTTTTCCGGGGTCACACTGTTTGGAGGCAGAGCAACGTGCGTTTGAATTAGAGTCTGTTTGGCTTCAAAGACCTGACCATTTTCTCTACCCAGAATAGGAGCTGACTCGTGCTGCTGTTGGGAACTTAGTCTAGAGGCAGCGTGGATAGCGTGAAACAGTACTGGCAAGTCAGCTGGGATACCTGGATTCTAGTTTAGTGTCTGTGGGCTTTGGACTtgttccttctcctctctgggcctcggttgcCTTGACTATAAGGGGTGGAGGTTGGACTGAATGAGTCCTGCATCCTGTGATTCAGTGTGAAGGGAGGGACCCTGGGGGTCCTTGATGATTTCCTTGCTTCCAGCCAAAGCTTATGGGGGTAGTTCGCCCCTGGGGCCCACCAGTCTCCCAGAGGCAGCTGGCCCACCCGTgtcagaggaggagaaaggagacagTGCCCTCCCCCCATGAATCAGTGCTCCAGAGTCCTCATCAAACCCTCTGTGGGGCCCTGGGATCATCCTCTATGCCTGGCCCCAATGTAGGGTCTCTCCTCATGGGGATGTGGCATTGCCTTTGTCAAAGCAAGGGCCCTGGTTGTCCTTCCAGGTGTTGCTATCACCAGTCAGACAGTCTCAACCCTATCACGCCCAGCCATGCCCCTCAGCCCTCACCCAGCCAGGAGCCAGGCAGAGGCAAAGCCTCCCTCTGAGCCAACCGTCACATGGCCTAAGTCAAGAGTTCTGCCTGGAGACCTAGAGAGGAAAGGACCCTAGATGGGAACTCAGAAGCCCTAGGCACAAGTCTGGCCCTGTCACtagtggctgtgtgaccttgagccaatTACTCCCCCTCTCTGAgcatgtttcctcatttgtaaaatta
This window contains:
- the KCNK3 gene encoding potassium channel subfamily K member 3; its protein translation is MKRQNVRTLALIVCTFTYLLVGAAVFDALESEPEMIERQRLELRQQELRARYNLSQGGYEELERVVLRLKPHKAGVQWRFAGSFYFAITVITTIGYGHAAPSTDGGKVFCMFYALLGIPLTLVMFQSLGERINTFVKYLLHRAKRGLGMRRADVSMANMVLIGFFSCISTLCIGAAAFSYYEHWTFFQAYYYCFITLTTIGFGDYVALQKDQALQTQPQYVAFSFVYILTGLTVIGAFLNLVVLRFMTMNAEDEKRDAEHRALLTRNGQAGGGAGGAGGSAHTTDTASSTAAAGGGGGGGGGFRNVYAEVLHFQSMCSCLWYKSREKLQYSIPMIIPRDLSTSDTCVEQSHSSPGGGGRYSDTPSHRCLCSGAQRSAISSVSTGLHSLSTFRSLMKRRSSV